From the Pseudomonas sp. VD-NE ins genome, the window GACGTCAGCATAAATTGGTATATCGCGTTATAACGATACGTAGGTGTATGGCTTATGGGCCGCAGTGCTAAGCTGCGCCCATGAACTATCTCGCACATTTACACCTCGGTGGCCAGCGCCCCGGGCAACTGCTCGGCAGTCTGTATGGCGATTTCGTCAAAGGCCGGCTGCAAGGGCAGTTTGCGCCGGAGGTGGAAGCGGCCATTCAACTGCATCGACGGATTGATGTATTCACCGATCGCCATCCGTTGGTGGACATCGCCCTGGGGCGATTTTCCGACACGCGCCGGCGTTATGCCGGGATCGTGCTCGATGTGTTTTTCGATCATTGCCTGGCGCGGGACTGGATGCTGTATGCCGATCAACCGCTGGAGGTTTTCACCGCTGATGTGTATCGGGTGCTGACCCACGAACGGCAACTGCCCGAGCGACTGGCGAGGATTGCCCCGCACATGGTTGCCAATGACTGGTTGGGTTCGTATCAGGAGTTTGAAGTGCTGGAGCAGGTGTTGCGCGGGATTTCACGGCGGTTGAGCCGGCCGGAAGAGCTGGCGGGTGCGATGCAGGAATTGCGGCGGTTGTATGAGCCGCTGAGTGACGACTTCCGCTTGTTCTACCCACAACTCCAGGACTTCGCACAATCCCCGCCAACACCCTGAATCCCTGTGGGAGCTGGCTTGCCAGCGATGGCGTCAGCACATTCAACATTCGTGTCGGCTGGTCTACCGCTATCGCTGGCAAGCCAGCTCCCACAGGGCCAAGGTGATTTCAGGATTTGTATTTCAGGCAGCGATTGCCGGACGCATTGGGGATTGCAGGGTTTCCGGAAATGCGCCAAACAACGCCTTCTGCACCGCCTGCTGCGCTTCAAACGCCAATGCCGCACGCTCACGCCCCTGACAGGCAATCGGCTTGAGCAGGTGCACTTCAACATTACCGCAATCATTGCTGAACAAACGCATCAGGTGTGACAGCAAATCATCGTCACCAATGAACGGTGCCAGTGCATCAATCTCGCCGTTACGCAGGTAACG encodes:
- a CDS encoding ACP phosphodiesterase translates to MNYLAHLHLGGQRPGQLLGSLYGDFVKGRLQGQFAPEVEAAIQLHRRIDVFTDRHPLVDIALGRFSDTRRRYAGIVLDVFFDHCLARDWMLYADQPLEVFTADVYRVLTHERQLPERLARIAPHMVANDWLGSYQEFEVLEQVLRGISRRLSRPEELAGAMQELRRLYEPLSDDFRLFYPQLQDFAQSPPTP